One Natrinema longum genomic window, AGATCATAGATATTTGAGCGAATACACTGGTATTGAATCTATTGATGTTCCTATTCTTACTGTTCTCTGGATCATCCTGACAATAGCTTCTCTATTCGGTCTCTGGCTTGCAATATCTGTTAGAAAGACTAAGGAGCCGAAGTGGACTGATGTTGAATCATATCGAAGCCGGAATGATCTTATAACTAGTTATATCTTAGTCTATATTTTCCCATTTGTGGTTCTTGACTACACGGAAGTGGGTAACTGGTTAGCTTTCGGCGTATTCTTTATTGTGATTGGAATTGTTCAGGTGCGCTCTAACCAACTTCATGTAAATCCTGTCCTGGCCATATTTAATTACGATATATATGAAATTGATACAGGGCGGAAACAGATTACGTTAATATCTCGCAAGAACCCTGACAAGTTCCCAGAATCTGTTCAAACAATAGAACTAAGTAATGACGTACATATCGCCGCTTACTAGCAATGGATGTGGAGGATGCGCATGACCATTTGCGTAAAGCAAAGGATCTCGTTAACGAGGATCCCACAAATTATACTAGACAGTTTCTTTTAGTAGACAAATCTGACAATATTGATGGAGAATATGAGGCTGGAGAGGTTCCTCTTCACAGAAATATTCAGATAAAAATTAGCAAGTGGGTTCTAGAGCAACTTCAGACTGAACTCAACAAACTAAAGAACGAGTCTAGAAGCCTAGCAAAATACGATATTGAAAATGCTAATAAAAAGAAGGTGCCTATTCAGTACATTGATACTGATGACGTACCTTTGTTTGATCGTTTTCAGTCAATCGTAATGGGGAATTCTTTCTCTGAAACAACTTATGGAGAAGAAGATGACCCATCTTTTCAAGTATTCCGGGCGATTAATCGGCTTCATCAGGATCGCTTTGCAGCATTTAGTGTATATACAAAAAGCCAAATAATTGGACATACATGGAAAATAAAAGCTGCCTTGAGAGGAAACGAGTATAATACGTTTGAGGAGGACCTAGTTGCTCTACCAGACACATATGACGTTATATATTATAATGGTGTCCTTTTCATTTTCAACCCTGGAAGATTCGAGAAGATGTTTGATTATTTCGAGACATATGAAGAGAGTGCATCAAGCGTTTTCGACAGTTTAGAAGAGTCTGATCTCACAATACATAATCTAGACAAAGTAAAGACAACAGTGATGAACGACAATATCTCTCTGAGAAAAATGAGTGTTATTGAAAAAGTCGGTGTATATGATTCACTAACACTTGATAAAGCAGAAGAGATAATTAATGAATATAATCTGAATCTAAATATTGAGGAAGATCCTGAGGATGGCCGAGGAATTAGGGTCCCAGACTTGCGACACCGCCATGATCTTCTACGGTTATTAAACGATGATCATCTAGCATCCGAATTAACAAATGAGCTCTACCAGGTATATGGGAAAGATCGCCGGTCTGATTGATATTTATATCAAATGCTGTGCGGCATCTCCATTGTCAGCTACTCATTCAGAAGGAACGGTCAACCACGTAACGCTCGAGGAGACGGCGTCGGTCGGTTCCCAACATCGAGCTCGCCGTCGAGATACTCTGTCCCCTCGCAGGTGATCTCGTACATATTGCTGTCCTCGAAGATCGGGGCGACGAGCCCGACCTGAGAAAGGAGTTGACACCGTTCGTCAACCCGCCCACGCGATGCTATGAGTTTGATGACTTGAGACATATGCCGTGGTGTAGACCACGGATTATCTGAAAGGTGCTCAAGAATCCGTTCATCCAGTGTGCACATCCAGCGGGCGGGCTTCCGGCTCATTACGTTTCAGTGGTTTGGCTTGCAGTTGGACCGTCGTTCGAGCCGTTTCTGTTGAGATCTACCTCGTTTTCAGCACCATGCACCTTTTCAGAATATCGTCAAATCGAGAATGACACATAATCATTTCGTTTGTAAAGATAATATGGCGAGACAATAAACGATAAAGCACCCATCGTTATAAGAACGAGAAATACAAGAATCCAAGTCAACCATTTTCCGGGACTCCGTTGTGAGGTGGTCTCTCGAATGTACCGTGCATCATATACAAGTGAAATTGAATATAAGAGTACCAACCCCAATTGGATGTAGCGAATGGTGATACTATCCTGTACAAAGAGAATGAAAAAGTACACTATTAGATAAAGAAAAGGCAGTACTGCGACAACTTGCCACCAGTCATCCCGGATGGAACTCATTGAATTGGATTTTGTATTAGCCATAATTATATATTATATTAATTAGTCTTAAATTCTGGTGATTCGTTTTCTGATCAACTGTTGTGATGGCTTTGGCTGATGGTCCGCATCTATTTCACCCTCAAGATAACGTATCCCCCACGTCGTAATCTCATACATATCATGATGGACTGGAGCAATTAAACCAGCACAGGCGAGCATCTGACATCGTTCTCTTATTCGACTCTTTGACGCTCGGAAGTACGATCTTGAATCCATCACTGACACTGACGACCATGGTTCTTCATCCAGATGCTCGAGTATACGGTCATCGAGTTGCACCATCCAAGACGCAGAGTGGCGCTGTTTCATACGAATAGGTTAGGTTGAATTTTGGACGCTATTTGTAGAGGAATCGGCTTTATCTTCGTTCCTATTAACTCGAGTCCAAGTCTCTGTGTCAAGTTCACCTTTGAGATAGGCTTCACCCTCATCAGTGATGACGTAGACTCCGTTACCAAGATGGGTGAGAAGCCCTTTCTCGTTGAGTTTCCTGCACCTTCGGGCGATATGCTGCCGAGAGTAGCGAATATGACCCTTATCTTTCATTTCTTTTGGAGAACCTGAATCGTTCTCGTAAATATATTCTAAAATACGATCATCGACGAGAGACATCCAGTCTCCTGAGTAGCGCATACTCTCATATACGCTTCGACGGTGTCTAAATATACTTAAAATAGCATTCGCACTCCCATGGTTCACAGATAAGTTCCCGTAACATTCATGTTCCGGGAGGCTACACATGTGGTTGAGGAGCTACCAACTCGGCTGAAGATGACTCTTGTTGGTATGTGGGATTGGGCGGCGTCCCAGCGCCGCCCAGAAGGTAGCTCCGTGATGATAATGAATCTCGGAACTTCCGTGGGGCATGTACCCCACGCACGGCAAGAGACATCGCCAGCCAAAAGGTCTGACGCTCGGTGCGCCTGCGGCGCTCGAGCAGAAGGCTACGACGCCCGCAGCGACGAACCAATTTGTCACTCCTGCTCGCCTCTCCGCGCTGACGGTGATCCAACGTCGGGCTCACCCGAAGCACGGCGGCAAGCGGACGCGCTCGAGACGATCGCCAGCGAACTGCGGTACCAGAACGCGGTTCTCTCCGAAGTCATCAACACCCTCGACGCGATCCACGGCGAGGGGTTTCGGTCGCCGACGGCGATTCACACGGCGATCGAGGACCACGACGTGACTCGGCGCGAGCAGGAGGGGATCTAAGATGGTCGACGACGCGCTCGTCGACGCGGTCGAATCGATCCCGGACGCTGATCCCGACAGCATCGCGCAGTACGACGACGATTATGGTCACTTCGTGATCCACAGCGATGCCGACGAGCAAGACGTCGCCGAGATCGACGCGGCCCTCGAGGACGCGGGCTACGAACGCGACGGCCACCTTCCCGTCCCCGACATGGTACAGCAGAACTTCCGTCCGCTCGAGGACGGGGAGGGGGATGACGAATGAGCGGACACCCGCTCTACTCCTGCGACACGCCCGGCTGTGACGGCTGGAAAGAGGTAATCACGCCCGACGGCTACGTCTGCGAGGACTGCGCGGACGAACTCGCGACGGACTACGAAGCCGAGCCCGAGCTGGTGGCCGACGGCGGCATCGCCTGGGGCGACCTCACCGGATTCCAGCGGGACATTCTCGAGGCGATCGCCGCCATTGGCTCCACTGGCGAGGATTCCTACGGCCTCGCGATCAAGGAGCAACTCGAGCAGCACCACGACGAAGTTCTCCACGGACGGCTGTACCAGAACCTCGACAGCCTCATCGACGACGATCTCCTCGAGCGCGGGGAACTCGACGGGCGGACGAACAGCTACACGCTGCTGCCCGAAGCCAAGGCGCTGCTTGAGGAGAGCGTTCACCGACGCGCGGACGCCTGCGGGCTCCAAGTCACCGAAGCCGACGACAGCGACGAGAGCGGTGATCAGGATGAGTAACGAAGCGCACACAACGGGCTTCTGTACGAATGGCGGTGCGTACGTCCTCGCTGTCAAGGACGAGAACGGTGCGACCTGTCCCGTCTGTGGTGCAGAGGTCGAAACTGCGACTCGAAAAATCGAAGGAAGACTATGAGTGGTGATCCCGAGACGGTCAGCTGCACGACCTGCGGGGCGACCGCGCGGCGTATCACCTGGGGCTCGACGGATACGACCTGCTTCCGTTGTAGCGAGTGCCACGCCGGCGGTCACATCGTCTACACCGACGGTGGCAGGGGACTCCGGCGCGGCGGTGTCTTCCGCCGGCTCAGTAACTACGCGACACGGAGGGTCAGCGCATGAGTGACCGGTCTATAGAAGGTACTGAACCCAGCGCGACGACGCACAACAAGTGGGTCTGTGAGGAGTGTGGAAATGTCGTCTGGCTACCTGATGATTCTCTCGGCCTCCAAGTAGATCACTCCAAACGACCGTTTTGCGGGTGTTCAGAACAAGGAATCCGAATGACACAGATCTATGGTAAAGAGGGGGAGGTGTCGATATGACCGATGACCTCGAGCCGATCTCACCACGCGAAGCGGTCGACCTCTACGTCTCACACCGCGAACTCGAGGTGAGCGAGAAGACGCTCCAGAATCACAAGTACCGGCTCGACGCCTTCGTCGAGTGGTGCAACGAGGTCGGGATCGACAACCTCAACGATCTCACCGGCCGGCATCTCCACCAATACCGAGTGTGGCGACAGCAGGACGTGAACATCGTGACGCTCCGCGGGCAGCTCGCGACGCTCCGCGTCTTCCTCGAGTTCTGTGCGTCGATCGACGCCGTCGAACCGGGGATGCGCGAGCGGGTGAAACTGCCGGACGTCGACCGCGGTGACGAAGCGCGCGACGAGATGCTCGACGCCGATCGTGGTCACAAGATCATCGGCTACCTCGAGCGGTACAAGCGCGCGAGCCGTGACCACGTCATCATGGCGATCCTCTGGCACACGGGGATCCGCCTCGGGAGTCTTCGCGCGGTCGACCTCGAGGACTACGAGCCCGACGAGCAGTGCTTCTGGTTACGACACCGGCCCGATACGGGCACGCCGCTCAAGAACCAGGGGCCAGCCGAGCGGGCGATGGCACTCGACGACTACTACTGCGATGTCCTTGACGAGTACATCCGTTTTCACCGTCACGATGTCGTGGACGAACACGGCCGCGAGCCGCTCGTCACGAGCGACCAGGGGCGGCTGAGTTCCGGACAGATTCGTTCGGAGGTGTACCGGCTTACCCAGCCCTGCCTGATCGGGGAGTGCCCGCACGACCGCGATCCGAACGACTGCGAAGCCACGGAGTACGGGCACTACTACGACTGCCCGAGCAGTCTCTCGCCGCACACTATTCGGCGCGGGGCGATCACCTACCAGCTCCGCGAGGACATTCCCGAGAAGATCGTCAGCGACCGCTGTGACGTTTCCTCTGAAGTCCTCGATCGCCACTATGACCGCCGTACAGACCGTGAGAAGATGGAACAGCGACGCGACTTCATCGAAGACCTATAACAGGAACATGACTCTCACACAAGCCGCTGTCAGCACTGTCGTATCGATAGCCGCCAGAATACCCACAGGGAACGGAATTCGGCAATTAGAAGGCCTGAAACGCCAAATTTCGAGTGGACTCGCCGGGATTTGAACCCGGGGCCTCTCCCATGCCAAGGGAGTGATCTACCCCTGATCTACGAGCCCTCGTACGCATCCCACAGTTCCCGTCGGGAATAGATAAACCCCTCGAATTCCTCGAGTCCCCGTCACGGTCCCACATTCTCCCCGTCGATACGCGACCGTGACCGATCGACGCGGGTCCCTCGAGCGGGTTGCGAACGCTTTTTGCGCGTTCCCCGACGACACCCGACGATGGCCGAGGACCGGAATCGGGCTCGAGACCGAACGGAGAGCCGAGACGAGGACGCCCGTCGCGCCGACGTACGCGACACCTACGATCGGATCGCGACCCACTTCGCGTCCACGCGAGAGTACGCCTGGCCCGAAGTCGAGACGTTCGTCGAGGCTCACGCGAGCGACGTCGCAGGCGTCGGGCTCGACCTCGGCTGTGGCAACTGCCGTCACGCTGAACTCCTCGCTGCCCACCTCGAGTCCGTCGTCGGCCTCGACGTCAGCCGCGGCCTGCTCGAGACGGGGCAAACACGGGCGCTCAAGCGTGGCTTCGCCGTCGACCTGATTCAGGGGGACGCCGCGGCGCTTCCGTTGGCGACAGACAGTATCGACGTGGCGGTCTACGTCGCGACGCTGCACCATCTGCCGACGCGGGCCGCCCGCACGGCTAGCTTGGACGAGCTCGCGCGCGTGCTCAGACCGGGCGGCCATGCACTCGTCAGCGCGTGGTCGACTGCCCACGACAAGTTCGAGGAGACCGAGGGGTTCGACACGACGATCGAGTGGACCCTCCCCGGCGGCGAGACGGTCGACCGGTTCTACCACATCTATGCCCCCGACGAGTTCGAGGCCGAACTCGCCGACAGCGCCCTCGAGTGTCGCGAGGTAGAACTCTCGAGTGGGAACTGTTACGCGACAGTGACCGGCACCGGGTCGAACGCGTAGCCGTCGCCTCGCCACGGAGGCCGGATTGCTGTTGGACATTCGATCCTGGCTCGAGCGGTGAGCACCGTCGACTGATCGACATCGTCGGGGTATTCGTGTCCGCCCGATCCGAGTCGGCTGTCGAATACCGTGACTCGTTTTTTCGCGCGTCGTTCGGGCCGGCGGTGGCGCTGATCGCTAGCGGGGGATCGAACCGAAAAGGAAGAGCCTTAAACGTGGAACGAAAACCCGAAACTGCGCGCGGATGGTCTAGTGGTAGGACCTGAGCCTTCCAAGCTCATGGCCCGGGTTCAAATCCCGGTCCGCGCACTCCATAGCCCTTCTCCCGTTGGTTTTCCGGGTTTCCAGCAATGACCCGACCATGCCATTCGAAGCTTACAACGTGGGTTGGCGTATCGCACCCCGGAGCCGCCCCCGGATTATAAAAAGTTTCAGGCTTACTAGGGGTATAGTCAGCGGTTCCCCTGTTTTCGCGGAATCGGAGGTGAGGGCTTATGTAGGATGAACGTAACGAGGTCGATGGAATCGTTGTGGTTCCGGAACAGTCGGAGAAATACTTGAACCAGCGGCAGCTCGAGGACTACCACAGCTTCCGGACACAGTTGATCAAGTGGCTTCTCAACCTGGGAAAGGATCCGGAGATGGCTGAGGGTTACGCGTTCGACACTACGCAGCAGAGAGGGCATAAACTGGATCAGTTCTACCGGTGGATCTGGAGGCAGGAAGAGGGTTATACGCTCCGCGTCACGACAGATCACGCGGACGAGTACTGTAAGGAGTTGGTGTACGAGGAGCTGTCGAAGACTCACAAGGCTGCTGTCCAGAAAGCGATCAAATCACTGTTCAAGTATTTGAACCATGAGAGAGGACGGAGTATCGACTGGGAGCCGGAGATCAAGTTCTCCAGTGGAGGAGCTACACACCAGATACGGGACTTCCTGACAGGAGACGAACGACGGAAGATCAAACAGAGTGGTCTCGAGTACGGATCCATACCCCACTACAACTCCCTCGATCCCCGAGAACGAGAGAAGTGGAAGACTCATCTGGCGCAGCGGTTCGAGAAACCGAAGAACGAGGTAACCAGGAGTGACTGGGAGAAAGCGAACGGCTGGAAGTATCCCTCTATCGTCTACACATCGATGGACGCAGGACTAAGACCCAAGGAGGTTGGACGCGCCAAGACAAGCCGGTTGGATCTCGAGAACGGGATGCTTCGAATCCCCAAGGATGAGTCCACGAAGAATACGGATGACTGGCACGTCGCTCTCAGCGAACGCACATCGAATATTCTCCGGAAATGGGTGAGTGAACGAGAGATTACGAAAAGTACCGGGGGACGGAAGCACTGTGGCTTACCAAGTACGGAAATCCGTACGGTAGCTCGTCGCTCAACCGGTTGCTGGACAAACTCTGCGAGGAAGCCGGTATTCCGGTGGAGCACAGGGATATGTCCTGGTACTCAATTAGACACAGTGTAGGTCCGCAGATGAGCCGTGACCAGGGACCCGCCGCCGTCCAACAACAGCTTCGACAGAAAAGCTATGAGATGGCTGTCCGGTACGACCAGGCACCTGTAGGCGATCGACAGGAAACGGTCAACAACTGGGACTCAATACTTCTTGATCCGGTTCCTCTGGCTCTGTTGAAATCCCATTCTTCAGATAAATTATCGCCTGAAACAGCCGGTCGATGAGAGCTGCGTATCGATCGCTGAGGGTTCTGCCAGTTCTGATAGTTGTTCAAGTAGTCGTGCAAGCCCAAAGCGCGCATTCAGTAGCAAATCGATTACAGGACCAGGTTACTCGTCATGATCGTCATCGATCTGTTCAAGAAACCGACGTACCTCGTTGAATTTCATTCCTCGCCGTACCTTGTCTTCGAACCTGTCGAACTCGACGAACCCCTCATCCGATAATTCGGGAAGTAGGACGTGATGGAGTTCGTAACAAATCGTGAGGTACTCCCCGGAGTTGAGAGTCTCTCCCTTACGAAGAATCGGGTCAGCAGACATCGAACTCTCGTCGAGGAGCGCACGTAATACTCGCCGCTGTTGCGCTGAGAGTACCCGTTTGATGCGATCTTGGTTACAGCGTTCGTCACTCACAGGTCAAGTAGTTGCTACCGATCCGGCCACGCTCGAAGTCGTTCACTCCGAATGCTCGTTCTTTTCGACTTCGGTGACGATCACGTCCCAGTCAGGATGTTCGACCCCATTCCGACATTCGAATCCGCCTTCCACATCGATTCCACTCTCGTAGGCCCTGCGAAGGAGGTCTTTCAGCTCCGCGTTTAATTCTTCCTTCGACGCAAGCGAGGTCTCCTCAGACGTCATCTTCCCGCCCCCCTTTCGTGTTTCTCCACTGCGAGTTCGTTTTCTGGTGTGATAGTGATCACACCGTAGCTGTGTACGGTTATTGCGTGCCCCTCGTACGTGAATGCAGCGTGGGTATCCCCGTTTGTCCCGTTGCGAACGCGGACGAGCGCATCTAATTCGTCGGCGTCAACAGTGGAATGGAGCGGGTCGAGTTCGACAGGGTCAGTATCCATTACGTCCGCCAGCGTTGCGACAACAGCCATGCTCGCTGGTGTCTTCTCCTGATCGAACTGGGTGCGAACAGTCCCAGATTCCTGAGCGTACTCAACCGCTTCTACTCCAACCCCAGATATCGTTGTACCCATCTAGACTGATTCTAGCCGTCTGAGTCGGTTCAACAGGGATACTGATAGTACAGTAGGTTTAAAACGCAGACTATCCGAACGATCACGACGAACTGCTGAGTGTCGCTCCAATAAGGCGTCGATGTCCCCGACGGAGTCGTGACGATAGTGACTGCTGGGTGATACCGAGTTCGTCGGCAATCTCTTCGAGCGACGCCTCGCGTGGGGAGTCGAAGTAGCCCCGTTCGTAGGCTAGTACCAGCGC contains:
- a CDS encoding Kiwa anti-phage protein KwaB-like domain-containing protein; this translates as MDVEDAHDHLRKAKDLVNEDPTNYTRQFLLVDKSDNIDGEYEAGEVPLHRNIQIKISKWVLEQLQTELNKLKNESRSLAKYDIENANKKKVPIQYIDTDDVPLFDRFQSIVMGNSFSETTYGEEDDPSFQVFRAINRLHQDRFAAFSVYTKSQIIGHTWKIKAALRGNEYNTFEEDLVALPDTYDVIYYNGVLFIFNPGRFEKMFDYFETYEESASSVFDSLEESDLTIHNLDKVKTTVMNDNISLRKMSVIEKVGVYDSLTLDKAEEIINEYNLNLNIEEDPEDGRGIRVPDLRHRHDLLRLLNDDHLASELTNELYQVYGKDRRSD
- a CDS encoding MarR family transcriptional regulator codes for the protein MRYSGDWMSLVDDRILEYIYENDSGSPKEMKDKGHIRYSRQHIARRCRKLNEKGLLTHLGNGVYVITDEGEAYLKGELDTETWTRVNRNEDKADSSTNSVQNST
- a CDS encoding helix-turn-helix transcriptional regulator, encoding MSGHPLYSCDTPGCDGWKEVITPDGYVCEDCADELATDYEAEPELVADGGIAWGDLTGFQRDILEAIAAIGSTGEDSYGLAIKEQLEQHHDEVLHGRLYQNLDSLIDDDLLERGELDGRTNSYTLLPEAKALLEESVHRRADACGLQVTEADDSDESGDQDE
- a CDS encoding tyrosine-type recombinase/integrase, with the protein product MTDDLEPISPREAVDLYVSHRELEVSEKTLQNHKYRLDAFVEWCNEVGIDNLNDLTGRHLHQYRVWRQQDVNIVTLRGQLATLRVFLEFCASIDAVEPGMRERVKLPDVDRGDEARDEMLDADRGHKIIGYLERYKRASRDHVIMAILWHTGIRLGSLRAVDLEDYEPDEQCFWLRHRPDTGTPLKNQGPAERAMALDDYYCDVLDEYIRFHRHDVVDEHGREPLVTSDQGRLSSGQIRSEVYRLTQPCLIGECPHDRDPNDCEATEYGHYYDCPSSLSPHTIRRGAITYQLREDIPEKIVSDRCDVSSEVLDRHYDRRTDREKMEQRRDFIEDL
- a CDS encoding class I SAM-dependent methyltransferase, yielding MAEDRNRARDRTESRDEDARRADVRDTYDRIATHFASTREYAWPEVETFVEAHASDVAGVGLDLGCGNCRHAELLAAHLESVVGLDVSRGLLETGQTRALKRGFAVDLIQGDAAALPLATDSIDVAVYVATLHHLPTRAARTASLDELARVLRPGGHALVSAWSTAHDKFEETEGFDTTIEWTLPGGETVDRFYHIYAPDEFEAELADSALECREVELSSGNCYATVTGTGSNA
- a CDS encoding site-specific integrase encodes the protein MVPEQSEKYLNQRQLEDYHSFRTQLIKWLLNLGKDPEMAEGYAFDTTQQRGHKLDQFYRWIWRQEEGYTLRVTTDHADEYCKELVYEELSKTHKAAVQKAIKSLFKYLNHERGRSIDWEPEIKFSSGGATHQIRDFLTGDERRKIKQSGLEYGSIPHYNSLDPREREKWKTHLAQRFEKPKNEVTRSDWEKANGWKYPSIVYTSMDAGLRPKEVGRAKTSRLDLENGMLRIPKDESTKNTDDWHVALSERTSNILRKWVSEREITKSTGGRKHCGLPSTEIRTVARRSTGCWTNSARKPVFRWSTGICPGTQLDTV
- a CDS encoding HalOD1 output domain-containing protein, with amino-acid sequence MGTTISGVGVEAVEYAQESGTVRTQFDQEKTPASMAVVATLADVMDTDPVELDPLHSTVDADELDALVRVRNGTNGDTHAAFTYEGHAITVHSYGVITITPENELAVEKHERGAGR